A region of Rhodamnia argentea isolate NSW1041297 chromosome 9, ASM2092103v1, whole genome shotgun sequence DNA encodes the following proteins:
- the LOC115739734 gene encoding probable ubiquitin-conjugating enzyme E2 24 isoform X1, whose protein sequence is MGRLSASCSKISQASASLEVFGEMDSLFSESDWDSFSESSEEMDLLFQGQAVNLLSNLEESIGKIDDFLSFERGFFHGDIVCSVQDPSGQLGKVINIDMFVDLESVHGKIIRDINSKKLIKIRSISVGDHVVYGPWLGRVDKVIDSVTILFDDGTKCDFIGVDQEKLIPISTNIVDDSQYPYYPGQRVKVMAPTASQTARWLCGSRKANQEEGTVCDVKAGFVHVDWIGSVLMDGDFHFPQPSKLQEAKDLALLSSFPHANWQLGDWCMLSGTECKNRLGSSGKLYKGFQRQGTSLSSASLFAIARTKTKVDVVWQDGGCSLGVDSESLLPINIIDSHEFWPEQFVLEKCSPDDPHTPISRKWGVVRGMDAKEKTVRIMWKNTSMETPDDIDGEHLEETMSAYELLEHPDYSYCLGDIVFRVVQNQSIVKATKDLVETEATKAEEAVLESEKFGRDHKGNPNNFYLSCIGNVAGFKDGAVKVKWANGLTTEVAPYEIIRCDKHEGSTPSSLPFDGNIEQINQQVVENETVPIQKGKDLLFPCTTDEECRKPSSGSTSFLLPQNAMRFLTSVAATLFRSFSSVSESGSVQFAPISEDENGCQASFENVVVENCCDTGSEIPSCAENELPASEWTSSKVEVKDDQDVRGLLSSSKSMDVEQFKQFDMVTDCSDHHFLDGADKGVATSQVIKKGWLKKVQQEWSILEKNLPDSIYVRVYEERIDLLRAAIVGPPGTPYHDGLFFFDIFLPPEFPNEPPMVHYHSGGLRVNPNLYESGKVCLSLLNTWTGSGSEVWNPGSSTVLQVLVSLQALVLNDKPYFNEAGYDKQLGKTEGERNSVSYNENAFLMTCKSMLYLLRKPPKHFEALVEEHFSSHSDDILYACKEYMKGAPVGFASRAEEKAQETQKGSSTGFKIMLAKLFTKLIDAFTEKGMDCSQFLSA, encoded by the exons ATGGGAAGATTGAGCGCAAGTTGTTCTAAAATTTCTCAAGCTAGTGCAAGTTTGGAG GTATTTGGAGAAATGGATTCTCTCTTCAGCGAGTCTGACTGGGATAGTTTTAGTGAAAGCAGTGAGGAGATGGACTTACTGTTCCAAGGTCAGGCTGTGAACCTCTTGTCTAACCTGGAGGAGAGCATTGGCAAAATCGATgacttcctttctttcgaaagaGGATTTTTTCATGGTGACATAGTGTGCTCTGTACAAGACCCATCTGGCCAACTGGGCAAAGTCATAAACATAGATATGTTTGTTGACTTGGAGAGCGTTCACGGGAAGATCATCAGAGACATAAACTCCAAGAAACTAATCAAAATTCGCTCGATTTCGGTGGGTGATCATGTTGTTTATGGACCCTGGCTTGGAAGAGTGGATAAAGTAATTGATTCTGTCACCATACTGTTCGATGATGGGACAAAGTGTGATTTCATAGGAGTTGATCAAGAAAAACTCATTCCTATTTCTACAAACATTGTCGATGACTCGCAATATCCATATTATCCTGGACAGAGGGTGAAGGTTATGGCTCCAACTGCTTCTCAAACTGCAAGATGGCTATGTGGAAGTCGGAAGGCgaaccaagaagaaggaacAGTGTGCGATGTAAAAGCCGGTTTTGTGCATGTGGATTGGATCGGGTCCGTTCTCATGGATGGTGATTTCCATTTTCCTCAACCCTCAAAATTGCAAGAGGCAAAAGACCTTGCGCTGTTGAGCTCTTTTCCGCATGCAAATTGGCAGCTTGGTGATTGGTGTATGCTTTCAGGCACAGAATGCAAGAATCGTCTTGGCAGTTCTGGAAAATTGTACAAAGGCTTTCAGAGACAGGGCACCAGTTTAAGTTCTGCATCATTGTTTGCTATTGCAAGGACGAAAACAAAGGTCGATGTTGTTTGGCAGGACGGTGGTTGTTCACTCGGAGTAGATTCGGAATCTTTGCTTCCCATAAATATTATTGACTCTCATGAGTTTTGGCCTGAGCAGtttgttttagaaaaatgcAGCCCTGATGATCCACATACTCCGATTAGTCGGAAATGGGGTGTTGTCCGAGGCATGGATGCTAAGGAAAAGACCGTAAGGATAATGTGGAAAAACACTTCGATGGAGACGCCTGATGATATTGATGGAGAACATCTTGAGGAAACCATGAGTGCTTATGAGCTACTCGAGCACCCAGATTATTCCTACTGCCTCGGTGATATTGTGTTTAGAGTGGTTCAAAATCAGTCTATTGTCAAAGCTACAAAGGATCTTGTGGAGACAGAAGCTACAAAGGCTGAGGAGGCCGTCCTCGAAAGCGAAAAGTTTGGGAGAGATCACAAGGGCAACCCCAACAATTTTTACTTGTCCTGTATTGGCAACGTTGCAGGCTTCAAAGATGGTGCTGTCAAGGTGAAATGGGCAAATGGTCTTACAACAGAG GTTGCACCCTATGAGATCATTCGATGTGATAAACATGAAGGTTCAACTCCATCTTCATTGCCATTTGATGGAaacattgagcaaattaatcAGCAGGTGGTTGAAAATGAGACAGTACCAATCCAGAAAGGAAAG GATTTGCTGTTTCCTTGTACAACTGATGAAGAATGTCGGAAGCCCTCTTCTGGAAGCACCTCCTTTTTACTCCCACAGAATGCTATGCGGTTTTTAACCAGTGTTGCAGCAACCCTATTCAGATCCTTCAGCTCGGTGTCCGAGTCAGGCTCTGTGCAATTTGCTCCGATTTCTGAAGACGAAAATGGATGTCAAGCTTCTTTTGAAAATGTGGTAGTCGAGAATTGCTGTGATACAGGTTCAGAGATTCCATCTTGTGCGGAGAATGAGCTGCCAGCATCCGAATGGACAAGTTCAAAAGTTGAAGTAAAAGATGATCAAGATGTGAGGGGCCTTTTAAGTTCATCCAAGAGCATGGATGTGGAACAATTCAAGCAGTTCGATATGGTCACGGATTGCTCCGATCACCACTTTCTTGATGGTGCTGACAAAGGAGTGGCTACATCTCAGGTTA TTAAGAAAGGTTGGTTGAAGAAGGTTCAGCAAGAGTGGAGCATCTTGGAGAAAAATCTTCCTG ACTCAATCTATGTCCGCGTCTATGAAGAAAGGATCGATCTCCTACGAGCAGCTATTGTTGGTCCTCCAGGAACTCCCTATCATGATGGCCTTTTCTTCTTCGACATTTTCCTCCCTCCAGAATTTCCAAACGAGCCACCG ATGGTACACTACCACTCTGGAGGGCTTCGTGTGAACCCTAACCTGTACGAATCCGGAAAAGTCTGTCTCAGCCTTTTGAATACTTGGACGGGCTCGGGCTCTGAAGTTTGGAACCCCGGAAGTTCCACTGTTCTTCAGGTTCTTGTGTCTCTCCAGGCCCTTGTGCTTAATGACAAGCCATACTTCAACGAAGCCGGGTATGACAAGCAACTCGGGAAAACCGAGGGCGAACGAAACTCCGTTAGTTACAACGAAAATGCGTTCCTCATGACATGCAAGTCCATGCTGTATCTTCTGCGCAAGCCGCCCAAG CATTTCGAGGCACTTGTGGAAGAGCACTTCAGCAGCCACAGTGACGATATTCTCTATGCTTGCAAGGAGTATATGAAAGGCGCTCCAGTGGGATTTGCTTCCAGAGCTGAAGAAAAAGCACAAGAAACTCAAAAGGGAAGCTCCACCGGGTTTAAGATCATGCTCGCCAAGCTATTCACTAAGCTCATCGATGCATTCACAGAAAAGGGGATGGACTGCAGCCAGTTTCTCAGTGCATGA
- the LOC115739734 gene encoding probable ubiquitin-conjugating enzyme E2 24 isoform X2 yields MGRLSASCSKISQASASLEVFGEMDSLFSESDWDSFSESSEEMDLLFQGQAVNLLSNLEESIGKIDDFLSFERGFFHGDIVCSVQDPSGQLGKVINIDMFVDLESVHGKIIRDINSKKLIKIRSISVGDHVVYGPWLGRVDKVIDSVTILFDDGTKCDFIGVDQEKLIPISTNIVDDSQYPYYPGQRVKVMAPTASQTARWLCGSRKANQEEGTVCDVKAGFVHVDWIGSVLMDGDFHFPQPSKLQEAKDLALLSSFPHANWQLGDWCMLSGTECKNRLGSSGKLYKGFQRQGTSLSSASLFAIARTKTKVDVVWQDGGCSLGVDSESLLPINIIDSHEFWPEQFVLEKCSPDDPHTPISRKWGVVRGMDAKEKTVRIMWKNTSMETPDDIDGEHLEETMSAYELLEHPDYSYCLGDIVFRVVQNQSIVKATKDLVETEATKAEEAVLESEKFGRDHKGNPNNFYLSCIGNVAGFKDGAVKVKWANGLTTEVAPYEIIRCDKHEGSTPSSLPFDGNIEQINQQVVENETVPIQKGKDLLFPCTTDEECRKPSSGSTSFLLPQNAMRFLTSVAATLFRSFSSVSESGSVQFAPISEDENGCQASFENVVVENCCDTGSEIPSCAENELPASEWTSSKVEVKDDQDVRGLLSSSKSMDVEQFKQFDMVTDCSDHHFLDGADKGVATSQVKKGWLKKVQQEWSILEKNLPDSIYVRVYEERIDLLRAAIVGPPGTPYHDGLFFFDIFLPPEFPNEPPMVHYHSGGLRVNPNLYESGKVCLSLLNTWTGSGSEVWNPGSSTVLQVLVSLQALVLNDKPYFNEAGYDKQLGKTEGERNSVSYNENAFLMTCKSMLYLLRKPPKHFEALVEEHFSSHSDDILYACKEYMKGAPVGFASRAEEKAQETQKGSSTGFKIMLAKLFTKLIDAFTEKGMDCSQFLSA; encoded by the exons ATGGGAAGATTGAGCGCAAGTTGTTCTAAAATTTCTCAAGCTAGTGCAAGTTTGGAG GTATTTGGAGAAATGGATTCTCTCTTCAGCGAGTCTGACTGGGATAGTTTTAGTGAAAGCAGTGAGGAGATGGACTTACTGTTCCAAGGTCAGGCTGTGAACCTCTTGTCTAACCTGGAGGAGAGCATTGGCAAAATCGATgacttcctttctttcgaaagaGGATTTTTTCATGGTGACATAGTGTGCTCTGTACAAGACCCATCTGGCCAACTGGGCAAAGTCATAAACATAGATATGTTTGTTGACTTGGAGAGCGTTCACGGGAAGATCATCAGAGACATAAACTCCAAGAAACTAATCAAAATTCGCTCGATTTCGGTGGGTGATCATGTTGTTTATGGACCCTGGCTTGGAAGAGTGGATAAAGTAATTGATTCTGTCACCATACTGTTCGATGATGGGACAAAGTGTGATTTCATAGGAGTTGATCAAGAAAAACTCATTCCTATTTCTACAAACATTGTCGATGACTCGCAATATCCATATTATCCTGGACAGAGGGTGAAGGTTATGGCTCCAACTGCTTCTCAAACTGCAAGATGGCTATGTGGAAGTCGGAAGGCgaaccaagaagaaggaacAGTGTGCGATGTAAAAGCCGGTTTTGTGCATGTGGATTGGATCGGGTCCGTTCTCATGGATGGTGATTTCCATTTTCCTCAACCCTCAAAATTGCAAGAGGCAAAAGACCTTGCGCTGTTGAGCTCTTTTCCGCATGCAAATTGGCAGCTTGGTGATTGGTGTATGCTTTCAGGCACAGAATGCAAGAATCGTCTTGGCAGTTCTGGAAAATTGTACAAAGGCTTTCAGAGACAGGGCACCAGTTTAAGTTCTGCATCATTGTTTGCTATTGCAAGGACGAAAACAAAGGTCGATGTTGTTTGGCAGGACGGTGGTTGTTCACTCGGAGTAGATTCGGAATCTTTGCTTCCCATAAATATTATTGACTCTCATGAGTTTTGGCCTGAGCAGtttgttttagaaaaatgcAGCCCTGATGATCCACATACTCCGATTAGTCGGAAATGGGGTGTTGTCCGAGGCATGGATGCTAAGGAAAAGACCGTAAGGATAATGTGGAAAAACACTTCGATGGAGACGCCTGATGATATTGATGGAGAACATCTTGAGGAAACCATGAGTGCTTATGAGCTACTCGAGCACCCAGATTATTCCTACTGCCTCGGTGATATTGTGTTTAGAGTGGTTCAAAATCAGTCTATTGTCAAAGCTACAAAGGATCTTGTGGAGACAGAAGCTACAAAGGCTGAGGAGGCCGTCCTCGAAAGCGAAAAGTTTGGGAGAGATCACAAGGGCAACCCCAACAATTTTTACTTGTCCTGTATTGGCAACGTTGCAGGCTTCAAAGATGGTGCTGTCAAGGTGAAATGGGCAAATGGTCTTACAACAGAG GTTGCACCCTATGAGATCATTCGATGTGATAAACATGAAGGTTCAACTCCATCTTCATTGCCATTTGATGGAaacattgagcaaattaatcAGCAGGTGGTTGAAAATGAGACAGTACCAATCCAGAAAGGAAAG GATTTGCTGTTTCCTTGTACAACTGATGAAGAATGTCGGAAGCCCTCTTCTGGAAGCACCTCCTTTTTACTCCCACAGAATGCTATGCGGTTTTTAACCAGTGTTGCAGCAACCCTATTCAGATCCTTCAGCTCGGTGTCCGAGTCAGGCTCTGTGCAATTTGCTCCGATTTCTGAAGACGAAAATGGATGTCAAGCTTCTTTTGAAAATGTGGTAGTCGAGAATTGCTGTGATACAGGTTCAGAGATTCCATCTTGTGCGGAGAATGAGCTGCCAGCATCCGAATGGACAAGTTCAAAAGTTGAAGTAAAAGATGATCAAGATGTGAGGGGCCTTTTAAGTTCATCCAAGAGCATGGATGTGGAACAATTCAAGCAGTTCGATATGGTCACGGATTGCTCCGATCACCACTTTCTTGATGGTGCTGACAAAGGAGTGGCTACATCTCAG GTTAAGAAAGGTTGGTTGAAGAAGGTTCAGCAAGAGTGGAGCATCTTGGAGAAAAATCTTCCTG ACTCAATCTATGTCCGCGTCTATGAAGAAAGGATCGATCTCCTACGAGCAGCTATTGTTGGTCCTCCAGGAACTCCCTATCATGATGGCCTTTTCTTCTTCGACATTTTCCTCCCTCCAGAATTTCCAAACGAGCCACCG ATGGTACACTACCACTCTGGAGGGCTTCGTGTGAACCCTAACCTGTACGAATCCGGAAAAGTCTGTCTCAGCCTTTTGAATACTTGGACGGGCTCGGGCTCTGAAGTTTGGAACCCCGGAAGTTCCACTGTTCTTCAGGTTCTTGTGTCTCTCCAGGCCCTTGTGCTTAATGACAAGCCATACTTCAACGAAGCCGGGTATGACAAGCAACTCGGGAAAACCGAGGGCGAACGAAACTCCGTTAGTTACAACGAAAATGCGTTCCTCATGACATGCAAGTCCATGCTGTATCTTCTGCGCAAGCCGCCCAAG CATTTCGAGGCACTTGTGGAAGAGCACTTCAGCAGCCACAGTGACGATATTCTCTATGCTTGCAAGGAGTATATGAAAGGCGCTCCAGTGGGATTTGCTTCCAGAGCTGAAGAAAAAGCACAAGAAACTCAAAAGGGAAGCTCCACCGGGTTTAAGATCATGCTCGCCAAGCTATTCACTAAGCTCATCGATGCATTCACAGAAAAGGGGATGGACTGCAGCCAGTTTCTCAGTGCATGA